Proteins from one Falco naumanni isolate bFalNau1 chromosome 2, bFalNau1.pat, whole genome shotgun sequence genomic window:
- the COMMD6 gene encoding COMM domain-containing protein 6: MAAGSAVVRALEALDVGGAADKINLIPQDFFAELCEQIIQHLNQKIPGVNVAELCQRIQTSGSEINVGDLAKVANIVSFLFSTAARNNLSTEELVTTLGNTVSALPKHAVQVIRHVWNEQGKSVSVSEDARNMSTVGQFVDMKWKLGVAMSSDTCRSLKYPYVTVTLKVADPSGQITDKSFEMTIPQFKNFFRQFKEMAAILETV; encoded by the exons ATGGCCGCCGGTTCCGCGGTGGTGCGGGCGCTGGAGGCGCTGG atgtTGGTGGTGCAGCAGATAAGATTAATTTAATACCTCAAGACTTTTTTGCAGAACTG TGTGAGCAAATAATTCAGCATCTGAACCAGAAGATCCCAGGTGTAAATGTAGCTGAACTGTGTCAG AGAATTCAAACATCTGGGAGTGAGATTAATGTTGGTGACCTAGCAAAAGTAGCTAATATTGTTTCCTTTCTATTCAG CACAGCAGCCAGAAACAATCTCTCTACAGAAGAACTCGTCACCACCTTGGGCAATACAGTCAGCGCACTGCCAAAACATGCAGTTCAAGTTATTCGTCATGTATGGAACGAGCAAGGCAAATCCGTTAGTGTCTCAGAAGATGCAAGAAATATGTCCACAGTGGGGCAG tTTGTAGATATGAAATGGAAACTGGGAGTTGCGATGAGTTCTGACACCTGCAGGTCTCTGAAGTATCCTTATGTTACAGTGACGCTAAAAGTGGCAGACCCTTCAGGACAAATAACAGACAAATCTTTTGAAATGACAATCCCACAGTTCAAG AACTTCTTCAGACAGTTCAAGGAAATGGCAGCTATTCTTgaaacagtttga